In Fusarium verticillioides 7600 chromosome 4, whole genome shotgun sequence, the following proteins share a genomic window:
- a CDS encoding PEK/GCN2 protein kinase, with product MAGKQSGVWNTTPSGLKNHNKNESSFPGLLAARSEANNKIEYEELQKNEVLALEAIYSDDFVMHTETQNAWKKPEPHFDIRIKASSDEELACTLSFVMTATYPKSPPIITMKNYDLKEVTTFKIQKYLETKPKLFAQDAQEMIDQIVEGVRDILEDAAQAKANGKHLPSLEEERERHEASLAKLAEEEKEGAARKRREEKQEEERAMALTLQQHIYQNKQQAMESNRRPSNTPQQSSTSSEAEEIIEFEQLCNATDQSGNTLFFKSVTSKRHLRQGPVSTIYEVRPLLNNGLGNLPMALKQTVIRTTNKDPKKFSLQVQNLESRLMDLKSVKQFHHPHLVQVLGFKVQDSPMDPAIADTCTISILLPWADWGSLQELLELSTPGIGKVRSWTRDLLDALHFLHDKKLVHGDIHSGNILLFRESNGQTVPKISDAWYQSEIHSISSNKPGRLQQKTGKSAYWLPPEIAGRSNPVYTSKTDIWDFGVVFVQMIFGFNVQQTFTSPKILMESFALSLPLKELLSKFFKEDEQERPRAYVFGPSEFLATDARILLENSPAAPSTNPSVLPPDFGERDLLNLTARQRSSRSRYEDDFIEEAKLGKGGFGEVVKARMKLDGQVYAIKKIKTRSETNLDELIKEVQLLSRLNHPAVVRYNNTWVERLPGHSDTEDCTSTSDPSEEDSEGNLSADIEFESTNNTGGLDFMSSNANVVYGDDDSDGSEDDETEEEAGSEDGMFDHNELSSVDGGTNARVSRLARSRRSIITTLYIAMEYCEKRTLRDIIARDLYKDTLAIWHLFSQIVEGLAHIHGLGIVHRDLKPENIFITSSPDRIGNVKIGDFGLAIRGQFSVERANENGMEPDDMTRSIGTAYYSAPEIRSTVHGIYNTKVDMYSLGIIFFEMCYHPMLGMEKDTVLGQLRQPKPVLPLDFKPSDNSQTNVVLSLVNHNPNERPSSTNLLEDKELPIQLETRKGKRALTMLTNPRSSHYHEVISRLFSVPMEPIKDFAWDMSVKTLSPQELHKQGLVKQELISIFRLHGALETPQSSIHPRSPHYGDNAFQLLDSKGNLLQLPYDLTLGKARMMAKRSNDPIAERTYTFGNVFRDKNDGGHPLMIGEADFDIFTTQTSDLSFDDAEVLKVMDEIVHAFPSLSTTPMCFHLGHSDLLQLIFDYCGVQPSSRPAAADVLSKLNVRGHNWQKIKAELRSQSVNVFSMSVSDLQKFDFRDTPNKTFSRLKTLFEGSDMYQRASPTIAHLKEVIEYCKRLGVGTKIYINPLNSFRESFYKGGILISCLYDTKAKEVFAAGGRYDQLIKECRPSVGGQIGNKHAVGISLAWERLAKIPKAGGRSFLKKPEDESSGIFNSRRCDCLVASFDAAVLRSSGAEMLQTLWANNISAELADNAGSLEDLLSKHDEEEYSWLIIIKQDAMLKIKSLGRKDVPDTDIPTTQLLSWLRNEFRDRDSRTVVKLRGNSSADTNGPGEKEEQEVRVLVAQTRSKKFNRRTVVEQAQSTASSLVQSFLDGPILAIETTDQVMDLIRGTCLSEVDGWRQVEQSVTNTERKYIREIHDELDNLRFKYQKKGGGDGSRHAFVYNFRSGNCVYYDLGA from the exons ATGGCGGGGAAGCAATCTGGGGTATGGAACACTACGCCCTCGGGTCTTAAGAATCACAACAAAAATGAGTCAAGTTTCCCGGGCTTGCTAGCTGCACGCTCGGAGGCCAACAACAAAATCGAATATGAAGAGCTACAAAAGAACGAAGTATTAGCCCTTGAGGCCATTTACAGCGACGACTTCGTTATGCATACCGAAACTCAGAACGCCTGGAAG AAGCCAGAACCACATTTTGATATCCGGATAAAGGCATCATCCGATGAAGAGCTCGCCTGCACACTGTCCTTTGTCATGACTGCGACCTACCCGAAATCTCCTCCTATCATTACCATGAAGAACTACGACCTCAAGGAAGTCACGACGTTCAAGATCCAGAAATACCTAGAAACGAAGCCCAAGTTATTCGCACAGGATGCACAAGAAATGATCGATCAAATCGTGGAAGGAGTACGGGATATCCTTGAGGATGCTGCGCAAGCAAAGGCAAACGGGAAACATCTGCCTTCcctcgaagaagaacgagagCGGCACGAAGCTTCCTTAGCGAAGttggcagaggaggaaaaggaaggGGCGGCGCGCaagagaagggaagaaaaacaggaagaagagcgtGCCATGGCCTTAACTCTCCAACAACACATTTATCAGAATAAACAACAGGCCATGGAGTCGAACCGCCGTCCCAGCAATACCCCCCAGCAATCTTCTACAAGttcagaggcagaagaaatCATCGAGTTCGAGCAATTATGTAACGCTACGGATCAGTCAGGAAatactctcttcttcaagtccgTTACAAGCAAACGCCACCTTCGGCAGGGACCTGTATCCACCATCTACGAAGTCCGACCTTTGCTGAACAATGGGCTTGGCAACCTGCCTATGGCACTGAAACAGACTGTCATCCGTACCACAAATAAGGACCCCAAAAAGTTCAGCCTTCAGGTACAGAATCTCGAGTCTCGTCTTATGGATCTGAAGTCTGTCAAACAGTTTCACCATCCCCATCTCGTTCAGGTTTTGGGCTTCAAGGTTCAAGACTCCCCCATGGATCCAGCTATCGCGGACACGTGCACAATTAGTATCCTGTTGCCTTGGGCAGACTGGGGCTCTTTGCAGGAGTTATTGGAGCTTTCAACGCCTGGAATTGGCAAAGTACGCTCATGGACCCGAGATCTGCTAGATGCACTCCATTTTCTTCACGACAAGAAACTTGTTCACGGAGACATCCATTCGGGAAACATTCTCCTGTTCCGAGAGTCAAATGGACAAACCGTCCCCAAAATCTCCGATGCATGGTACCAGAGCGAAATTcactccatctcctcgaaCAAGCCAGGACGCCTGCAGCAGAAGACTGGCAAATCTGCCTACTGGCTACCCCCCGAGATCGCTGGTCGATCGAATCCCGTGTATACATCCAAGACTGATATTTGGGATTTTGGTGTCGTGTTTGTCCAAATGATCTTTGGCTTTAACGTGCAACAAACGTTCACATCACCCAAGATTCTAATGGAATCGTTTGCCTTGTCCCTTCCTCTAAAGGAATTACTCAGCAAATTCTTTAAGGAAGACGAGCAGGAACGCCCTCGAGCTTATGTGTTTGGACCCAGCGAGTTCCTAGCCACAGACGCTCGAATTCTCTTGGAGAATTCTCCCGCAGCCCCATCCACGAACCCCTCGGTGTTGCCACCAGACTTTGGAGAAAGAGATTTACTTAATTTGACTGCTCGTCAACGTTCTTCTCGTTCGCGGTACGAAGATGACTTCATAGAGGAGGCCAAGCTCGGAAAAGGTGGTTTCGGGGAGGTAGTCAAGGCAAGGATGAAGCTAGACGGCCAGGTTtatgccatcaagaagattaaAACACGTTCGGAAACCAACCTGGACGAGCTTATCAAGGAGGTCCAACTTTTGTCACGACTCAACCACCCTGCGGTTGTACGATACAACAACACGTGGGTCGAACGCCTTCCTGGTCACTCCGATACCGAAGACTGCACATCTACTAGCGACCCTTCTGAAGAGGACTCTGAGGGAAACCTGTCTGCGGACATTGAATTTGAGTCTACTAACAATACTGGAGGTCTTGATTTCATGTCATCCAATGCCAACGTCGTTTATGGAGATGACGACTCCGATGGctctgaagatgacgagacagaagaggaggcaGGATCTGAGGATGGTATGTTTGATCACAACGAGTTATCTTCCGTTGATGGAGGCACAAACGCCAGGGTATCGCGACTTGCTCGGTCTCGGCGTTCAATCATAACGACGCTGTACATAGCTATGGAGTACTGCGAGAAACGA ACCCTCAGAGATATCATCGCAAGAGATCTTTACAAGGATACTCTAGCAATTTGGCACCTTTTTTCTCAGATTGTGGAAGGTCTAGCCCACATTCATGGGCTTGGCATCGTTCACCGTGATTTGAAACCGGAAAATATCTTCATTACTAGCAGTCCCGACCGTATTGGTAATGTGAAGATCGGCGATTTCGGACTCGCTATACGTGGACAGTTCTCCGTGGAGAGAGCCAACGAAAACGGTATGGAGCCAGACGACATGACCAGAAGCATTGGCACTGCCTACTATTCCGCGCCCGAAATTAGATCAACTGTACACGGTATATATAACACCAAAGTTGAC ATGTATTCTCTGGGTATCATTTTCTTCGAGATGTGCTATCACCCTATGCTGGGCATGGAAAAGGACACTGTTCTCGGACAACTTAGGCAGCCGAAACCAGTTTTACCATTGGACTTCAAGCCTAGTGACAACTCTCAGACGAACGTTGTATTGTCTTTGGTCAACCACAATCCCAACGAAAGGCCTTCGAGCACCAACCTCCTTGAGGATAAAGAGTTACCTATTCAGCTTGAGACTCGGAAAGGCAAACGGGCTCTTACTATGCTTACAAATCCTCGCTCATCGCACTACCACGAAGTCATCTCGAGGCTGTTCTCAGTGCCTATGGAACCCATTAAGGATTTTGCCTGGGACATGTCTGTGAAGACGCTGAGCCCACAGGAGTTGCACAAACAAGGATTGGTTAAACAAGAACTTATCTCGATATTCCGTCTCCATGGTGCTTTGGAAACACCACAAAGCAGCATACATCCCCGATCTCCGCACTATGGAGACAACGCTTTCCAGCTGCTGGATTCTAAGGGCAACCTACTCCAGCTGCCTTATGATCTAACACTTGGAAAGGCAAGGATGATGGCTAAGCGCTCTAATGATCCAATCGCTGAACGAACTTATACATTTGGCAACGTTTTCCGGGACAAGAACGATGGAGGCCACCCACTAATGATTGGAGAAGCTGATTTTGATATTTTCACCACCCAAACGTCAGACCTGTCTTTCGATGATGCAGAGGTTCTCAAAGTGATGGATGAAATCGTCCACGCATTCCCTTCCTTGTCCACAACTCCTATGTGTTTCCATCTGGGACACTCGGATCTTTTACAACTCATCTTCGATTATTGTGGAGTTCAACCTAGTAGTCGACCTGCTGCGGCAGATGTCCTGAGCAAGCTGAACGTTCGTGGCCACAACTGGCAGAAGATTAAGGCTGAGCTGCGGTCACAGTCCGTCAACGTTTTCTCTATGAGTGTTTCTGATCTACAAAAGTTCGACTTCAGAG ACACTCCGAACAAGACATTCTCCAGGTTGAAGACCCTTTTTGAGGGCAGCGATATGTACCAACGAGCTTCTCCCACGATCGCGCATCTGAAGGAAGTGATTGAGTATTGCAAGCGCCTGGGCGTGGGAACAAAGATCTATATCAATCCGTTGAACAGCTTCAGAGAAAGCTTTTACAAAGGCGGCATCCTCATTTCATGCCTCTACGACacgaaggccaaggaggttTTTGCTGCTGGCGGAAGGTATGATCAACTTATCAAAGAATGCCGACCTAGTGTTGGTGGCCAAATCGGGAATAAACATGCTGTTGGAATCAGTTTGGCATGGGAGCGATTGGCAAAAATTCCCAAAGCCGGTGGGCGATcattcttgaagaaacccGAGGACGAATCAAGCGGAATTTTCAACTCTCGACGA TGTGATTGTTTGGTAGCTAGCTTCGATGCCGCTGTGTTGAGATCTTCGGGTGCTGAAATGCTTCAGACACTCTGGGCAAACAATATCAGCGCTGAGCTGGCCGATAATGCAGGATCACTGGAAGACTTGCTATCGAAAcacgacgaagaggaatATTcttggctcatcatcatcaaacaggATGCAAtgctgaagatcaagagcttGGGAAGAAAGGACGTGCCTGATACGGATATTCCAACAACACAACTactttcttggcttcggaACGAATTTCGAGACCGCGATTCAAGAACAGTGGTGAAACTTCGCGGCAACAGCTCTGCAGATACCAATGGCCCGGGcgagaaggaagagcaagaggtTCGTGTGTTGGTGGCACAAACACGGAGCAAAAAGTTCAACCGTAGAACGGTTGTGGAGCAAGCTCAAAGCACTGCAAGCAGCTTGGTACAGTCTTTCCTTGATGGCCCTATCTTGGCCATCGAGACAACGGATCAGGTCATGGATCTAATCCGCGGGACCTGCCTCTCAGAGGTTGATGGCTGGCGACAAGTCGAGCAGTCGGTGACGAATACGGAAAGGAAATACATCCGGGAGATCCATGACGAGCTGGATAACCTGCGATTCAAGTATCAGAAGAAGGGCGGCGGTGACGGGTCGCGGCACGCATTCGTGTACAATTTTCGGTCAGGCAACTGCGTGTATTATGACTTAGGAGCTTAG
- a CDS encoding PEK/GCN2 protein kinase, producing MTATYPKSPPIITMKNYDLKEVTTFKIQKYLETKPKLFAQDAQEMIDQIVEGVRDILEDAAQAKANGKHLPSLEEERERHEASLAKLAEEEKEGAARKRREEKQEEERAMALTLQQHIYQNKQQAMESNRRPSNTPQQSSTSSEAEEIIEFEQLCNATDQSGNTLFFKSVTSKRHLRQGPVSTIYEVRPLLNNGLGNLPMALKQTVIRTTNKDPKKFSLQVQNLESRLMDLKSVKQFHHPHLVQVLGFKVQDSPMDPAIADTCTISILLPWADWGSLQELLELSTPGIGKVRSWTRDLLDALHFLHDKKLVHGDIHSGNILLFRESNGQTVPKISDAWYQSEIHSISSNKPGRLQQKTGKSAYWLPPEIAGRSNPVYTSKTDIWDFGVVFVQMIFGFNVQQTFTSPKILMESFALSLPLKELLSKFFKEDEQERPRAYVFGPSEFLATDARILLENSPAAPSTNPSVLPPDFGERDLLNLTARQRSSRSRYEDDFIEEAKLGKGGFGEVVKARMKLDGQVYAIKKIKTRSETNLDELIKEVQLLSRLNHPAVVRYNNTWVERLPGHSDTEDCTSTSDPSEEDSEGNLSADIEFESTNNTGGLDFMSSNANVVYGDDDSDGSEDDETEEEAGSEDGMFDHNELSSVDGGTNARVSRLARSRRSIITTLYIAMEYCEKRTLRDIIARDLYKDTLAIWHLFSQIVEGLAHIHGLGIVHRDLKPENIFITSSPDRIGNVKIGDFGLAIRGQFSVERANENGMEPDDMTRSIGTAYYSAPEIRSTVHGIYNTKVDMYSLGIIFFEMCYHPMLGMEKDTVLGQLRQPKPVLPLDFKPSDNSQTNVVLSLVNHNPNERPSSTNLLEDKELPIQLETRKGKRALTMLTNPRSSHYHEVISRLFSVPMEPIKDFAWDMSVKTLSPQELHKQGLVKQELISIFRLHGALETPQSSIHPRSPHYGDNAFQLLDSKGNLLQLPYDLTLGKARMMAKRSNDPIAERTYTFGNVFRDKNDGGHPLMIGEADFDIFTTQTSDLSFDDAEVLKVMDEIVHAFPSLSTTPMCFHLGHSDLLQLIFDYCGVQPSSRPAAADVLSKLNVRGHNWQKIKAELRSQSVNVFSMSVSDLQKFDFRDTPNKTFSRLKTLFEGSDMYQRASPTIAHLKEVIEYCKRLGVGTKIYINPLNSFRESFYKGGILISCLYDTKAKEVFAAGGRYDQLIKECRPSVGGQIGNKHAVGISLAWERLAKIPKAGGRSFLKKPEDESSGIFNSRRCDCLVASFDAAVLRSSGAEMLQTLWANNISAELADNAGSLEDLLSKHDEEEYSWLIIIKQDAMLKIKSLGRKDVPDTDIPTTQLLSWLRNEFRDRDSRTVVKLRGNSSADTNGPGEKEEQEVRVLVAQTRSKKFNRRTVVEQAQSTASSLVQSFLDGPILAIETTDQVMDLIRGTCLSEVDGWRQVEQSVTNTERKYIREIHDELDNLRFKYQKKGGGDGSRHAFVYNFRSGNCVYYDLGA from the exons ATGACTGCGACCTACCCGAAATCTCCTCCTATCATTACCATGAAGAACTACGACCTCAAGGAAGTCACGACGTTCAAGATCCAGAAATACCTAGAAACGAAGCCCAAGTTATTCGCACAGGATGCACAAGAAATGATCGATCAAATCGTGGAAGGAGTACGGGATATCCTTGAGGATGCTGCGCAAGCAAAGGCAAACGGGAAACATCTGCCTTCcctcgaagaagaacgagagCGGCACGAAGCTTCCTTAGCGAAGttggcagaggaggaaaaggaaggGGCGGCGCGCaagagaagggaagaaaaacaggaagaagagcgtGCCATGGCCTTAACTCTCCAACAACACATTTATCAGAATAAACAACAGGCCATGGAGTCGAACCGCCGTCCCAGCAATACCCCCCAGCAATCTTCTACAAGttcagaggcagaagaaatCATCGAGTTCGAGCAATTATGTAACGCTACGGATCAGTCAGGAAatactctcttcttcaagtccgTTACAAGCAAACGCCACCTTCGGCAGGGACCTGTATCCACCATCTACGAAGTCCGACCTTTGCTGAACAATGGGCTTGGCAACCTGCCTATGGCACTGAAACAGACTGTCATCCGTACCACAAATAAGGACCCCAAAAAGTTCAGCCTTCAGGTACAGAATCTCGAGTCTCGTCTTATGGATCTGAAGTCTGTCAAACAGTTTCACCATCCCCATCTCGTTCAGGTTTTGGGCTTCAAGGTTCAAGACTCCCCCATGGATCCAGCTATCGCGGACACGTGCACAATTAGTATCCTGTTGCCTTGGGCAGACTGGGGCTCTTTGCAGGAGTTATTGGAGCTTTCAACGCCTGGAATTGGCAAAGTACGCTCATGGACCCGAGATCTGCTAGATGCACTCCATTTTCTTCACGACAAGAAACTTGTTCACGGAGACATCCATTCGGGAAACATTCTCCTGTTCCGAGAGTCAAATGGACAAACCGTCCCCAAAATCTCCGATGCATGGTACCAGAGCGAAATTcactccatctcctcgaaCAAGCCAGGACGCCTGCAGCAGAAGACTGGCAAATCTGCCTACTGGCTACCCCCCGAGATCGCTGGTCGATCGAATCCCGTGTATACATCCAAGACTGATATTTGGGATTTTGGTGTCGTGTTTGTCCAAATGATCTTTGGCTTTAACGTGCAACAAACGTTCACATCACCCAAGATTCTAATGGAATCGTTTGCCTTGTCCCTTCCTCTAAAGGAATTACTCAGCAAATTCTTTAAGGAAGACGAGCAGGAACGCCCTCGAGCTTATGTGTTTGGACCCAGCGAGTTCCTAGCCACAGACGCTCGAATTCTCTTGGAGAATTCTCCCGCAGCCCCATCCACGAACCCCTCGGTGTTGCCACCAGACTTTGGAGAAAGAGATTTACTTAATTTGACTGCTCGTCAACGTTCTTCTCGTTCGCGGTACGAAGATGACTTCATAGAGGAGGCCAAGCTCGGAAAAGGTGGTTTCGGGGAGGTAGTCAAGGCAAGGATGAAGCTAGACGGCCAGGTTtatgccatcaagaagattaaAACACGTTCGGAAACCAACCTGGACGAGCTTATCAAGGAGGTCCAACTTTTGTCACGACTCAACCACCCTGCGGTTGTACGATACAACAACACGTGGGTCGAACGCCTTCCTGGTCACTCCGATACCGAAGACTGCACATCTACTAGCGACCCTTCTGAAGAGGACTCTGAGGGAAACCTGTCTGCGGACATTGAATTTGAGTCTACTAACAATACTGGAGGTCTTGATTTCATGTCATCCAATGCCAACGTCGTTTATGGAGATGACGACTCCGATGGctctgaagatgacgagacagaagaggaggcaGGATCTGAGGATGGTATGTTTGATCACAACGAGTTATCTTCCGTTGATGGAGGCACAAACGCCAGGGTATCGCGACTTGCTCGGTCTCGGCGTTCAATCATAACGACGCTGTACATAGCTATGGAGTACTGCGAGAAACGA ACCCTCAGAGATATCATCGCAAGAGATCTTTACAAGGATACTCTAGCAATTTGGCACCTTTTTTCTCAGATTGTGGAAGGTCTAGCCCACATTCATGGGCTTGGCATCGTTCACCGTGATTTGAAACCGGAAAATATCTTCATTACTAGCAGTCCCGACCGTATTGGTAATGTGAAGATCGGCGATTTCGGACTCGCTATACGTGGACAGTTCTCCGTGGAGAGAGCCAACGAAAACGGTATGGAGCCAGACGACATGACCAGAAGCATTGGCACTGCCTACTATTCCGCGCCCGAAATTAGATCAACTGTACACGGTATATATAACACCAAAGTTGAC ATGTATTCTCTGGGTATCATTTTCTTCGAGATGTGCTATCACCCTATGCTGGGCATGGAAAAGGACACTGTTCTCGGACAACTTAGGCAGCCGAAACCAGTTTTACCATTGGACTTCAAGCCTAGTGACAACTCTCAGACGAACGTTGTATTGTCTTTGGTCAACCACAATCCCAACGAAAGGCCTTCGAGCACCAACCTCCTTGAGGATAAAGAGTTACCTATTCAGCTTGAGACTCGGAAAGGCAAACGGGCTCTTACTATGCTTACAAATCCTCGCTCATCGCACTACCACGAAGTCATCTCGAGGCTGTTCTCAGTGCCTATGGAACCCATTAAGGATTTTGCCTGGGACATGTCTGTGAAGACGCTGAGCCCACAGGAGTTGCACAAACAAGGATTGGTTAAACAAGAACTTATCTCGATATTCCGTCTCCATGGTGCTTTGGAAACACCACAAAGCAGCATACATCCCCGATCTCCGCACTATGGAGACAACGCTTTCCAGCTGCTGGATTCTAAGGGCAACCTACTCCAGCTGCCTTATGATCTAACACTTGGAAAGGCAAGGATGATGGCTAAGCGCTCTAATGATCCAATCGCTGAACGAACTTATACATTTGGCAACGTTTTCCGGGACAAGAACGATGGAGGCCACCCACTAATGATTGGAGAAGCTGATTTTGATATTTTCACCACCCAAACGTCAGACCTGTCTTTCGATGATGCAGAGGTTCTCAAAGTGATGGATGAAATCGTCCACGCATTCCCTTCCTTGTCCACAACTCCTATGTGTTTCCATCTGGGACACTCGGATCTTTTACAACTCATCTTCGATTATTGTGGAGTTCAACCTAGTAGTCGACCTGCTGCGGCAGATGTCCTGAGCAAGCTGAACGTTCGTGGCCACAACTGGCAGAAGATTAAGGCTGAGCTGCGGTCACAGTCCGTCAACGTTTTCTCTATGAGTGTTTCTGATCTACAAAAGTTCGACTTCAGAG ACACTCCGAACAAGACATTCTCCAGGTTGAAGACCCTTTTTGAGGGCAGCGATATGTACCAACGAGCTTCTCCCACGATCGCGCATCTGAAGGAAGTGATTGAGTATTGCAAGCGCCTGGGCGTGGGAACAAAGATCTATATCAATCCGTTGAACAGCTTCAGAGAAAGCTTTTACAAAGGCGGCATCCTCATTTCATGCCTCTACGACacgaaggccaaggaggttTTTGCTGCTGGCGGAAGGTATGATCAACTTATCAAAGAATGCCGACCTAGTGTTGGTGGCCAAATCGGGAATAAACATGCTGTTGGAATCAGTTTGGCATGGGAGCGATTGGCAAAAATTCCCAAAGCCGGTGGGCGATcattcttgaagaaacccGAGGACGAATCAAGCGGAATTTTCAACTCTCGACGA TGTGATTGTTTGGTAGCTAGCTTCGATGCCGCTGTGTTGAGATCTTCGGGTGCTGAAATGCTTCAGACACTCTGGGCAAACAATATCAGCGCTGAGCTGGCCGATAATGCAGGATCACTGGAAGACTTGCTATCGAAAcacgacgaagaggaatATTcttggctcatcatcatcaaacaggATGCAAtgctgaagatcaagagcttGGGAAGAAAGGACGTGCCTGATACGGATATTCCAACAACACAACTactttcttggcttcggaACGAATTTCGAGACCGCGATTCAAGAACAGTGGTGAAACTTCGCGGCAACAGCTCTGCAGATACCAATGGCCCGGGcgagaaggaagagcaagaggtTCGTGTGTTGGTGGCACAAACACGGAGCAAAAAGTTCAACCGTAGAACGGTTGTGGAGCAAGCTCAAAGCACTGCAAGCAGCTTGGTACAGTCTTTCCTTGATGGCCCTATCTTGGCCATCGAGACAACGGATCAGGTCATGGATCTAATCCGCGGGACCTGCCTCTCAGAGGTTGATGGCTGGCGACAAGTCGAGCAGTCGGTGACGAATACGGAAAGGAAATACATCCGGGAGATCCATGACGAGCTGGATAACCTGCGATTCAAGTATCAGAAGAAGGGCGGCGGTGACGGGTCGCGGCACGCATTCGTGTACAATTTTCGGTCAGGCAACTGCGTGTATTATGACTTAGGAGCTTAG